A stretch of Apteryx mantelli isolate bAptMan1 chromosome 24, bAptMan1.hap1, whole genome shotgun sequence DNA encodes these proteins:
- the LOC136994134 gene encoding olfactory receptor 14A16-like, with translation FAYDRYLAICKPLHYGTIMSSRACVKMAAAAWASGFLNALLHTANTFSIPLCQGNVVEQFFCEIPQILKLSCSDSYLREVGLVVVSACLAFGCFVFIVLSYVQIFTAVLRIPSEQGRHKAFSMCLPHLAVVSLFVSTGLFAYLKPPSLSSPALDLVVAVLYAVVPPTVNPLIYSMRNKELKDALKKLVQPVLLQQQ, from the coding sequence tttgcctATGACCGCTAcctggccatctgcaaacccctgcactacgggaccatcatgagcagcagagcttgtgtcaagatggcagcagctgcctgggccagtggttttctcaatgctctcctgcacactgctaacacattttccataccactgtgccaaggcaatgttgtggagcagttcttttgtgaaatcccccagatcctcaagctctcctgctcagactcctacctcagggaagttgggcttgttgtggttagtgcctgtttagcctttgggtgttttgttttcattgtgctgtcctacgtgcagatcttcacagctgtgctgaggatcccctctgagcagggccggcacaaagccttctccatgtgcctcccgcacctggccgtggtctccctgtttgtcagtactggcttgtttgcctacctgaagcccccctccctctcctccccagctttggatctggtggtggctgttctctatgcagtggtgcctccaacagtgaaccccctcatctacagcatgaggaacaaggagctcaaggacgcactgaagaagcTGGTTCAACcggtactacttcagcagcaataa